The genomic stretch gatgcatgctggatagcggtctatgtactttgtcgtaatgcccaattaaatctcactatatttatcatgtcatgtatgtgcattgttatgccctctctatttgtcaattgctcgactgtaatttgttcacccaacatgcttttatcttatgggagagacacctctagtgaactgtggaccccggtcctattctttacatcgcatacaatctactgcaatacttgttttactgttttctgcaaacaatcatcttccacacaatacggttaatcctttgttacagcaagccgctgagattgacaacctcactgtttcgttggggcaaagtactttggttgtgttgtgcaggttccacgttggcgtcggaatccctggtgttgcgctgcattacatttcgccaccatcaaccttcaacgtgcttcttgactcctactggttcaattaaaccttggtttcttactgagggaaaacttactgctgtgcgcatcgcaccttcctcttggggttcccaacgaacgtgtcaattatacgcgcatcaggcggctagggtttcagtaGATTAGATTGAATCCAGAATATGTAGAACCTCGAGTTCAGTTATCTCCGttcctatgggatcggcgtgtgtgacggcgtctcggacgttcatCCAGTTATCTATCAATAAAGGTGTGAGAGttcttgaatctgtcaagggtgATCATGCGTGCGAGAAGGTCCTCGAACTGTCGAGGGTTATCGAGCTTGGCGTGTCTATTCTGCAAGAGGTTCGGCGTTCTTCGTCGAGTTGCTCGCCGGATTGGCGTTCCCCATCTTCAGGCTGCGTGTATTGCACATGTGGTTGGGAGAATTATCAGATCCTATGGATCATGGAGGtgcaccgtgaaagatcgggccaagtccccgtatcatcttggtatcagagcgctaggttgatcacggtgcggTTTGTTTGTTGTTCGTCATTGTTTTTCTCGATTTGGAGTGGATACCATTGGGTACGTCACCGCCATACTATTGGTGAAGATCGAGGAAGCCTTTGTTcatgcggaggaggaggcggaaacaAGGAAGAGGAAGGAGTAGTGCTGCAGAAACTCTGCCACGACAGGAGTTCGCcagaattctctgccgcggcaggaaaaatCGCGAGGAAGAAGGTCAGATCCGTCAGGAGACCGGCACTTCCGGCCTTGAAACCCTGGCACTGCCggccacaccggcactgccggcctcgacaccccggcactgccggccttccCATAATTTTGAcagttttctctgccgcggcaggatttctgccagtttctctgccgcgacaggaatTTTCTGCCGTGAGTCAGTTTTTGGCTGTTtcctgctgttgttgttgctgctgttgcttgTTCATCGTGGAGTGTATGAAAAATTTTGTTCAAAGGAGGAAGACATTGGTGAACCAAGAGAGTGCATACTTGGGTGTGTTCAGCTTATTTGGATCCATGGCGTGCAGGAGTTTGTTCTGTATGTTTTGGGTGATATGCATGGTGCACTTTCAGTTTGTATTTTGGAGGATGCCTGTGTCTCAATCAGGTTGATGGCATCGAAGACCAAAGGGGCGCCAAGGTCAagtcaagctagtcgagagggaggatgaggtgtggaagactggcgaggcttgaggatgaagACCGGCGATGTTACTTATCTGACGTCaccctttttctagcagacccacacgcgttggggacaacgcttcttgaagaaggggaggatgatgaggatatccaggcctggtacactaggacggCCATTGATATGATGAATAAGTCTAAGGTTTTACCAGTATTTtatcatagtcttgttattaggaaataataatgtagccaggtcatgttgtgggccaaattagggttattAGAGTGTCTGttgggtttgggcctgtccaacccaACTAGAgctaggcccatagtggggcgccccagcccaataggggctggccggccaccttccCCCTCATATaatgaggtggggcggctagggtttcagtaGATTAGATTGAATCCAGAATATGTAGAACCTCGAGTTCAGTTATCTCCGttcctatgggatcggcgtgtgtgacggcgtctcggacgttcgtccagttatctatcaataaaggtgtgagagttcttgaatctgtcaagggtgATCATGCGTGCGAGAAGGTCCTCGAACTGTCGAGGGTTATCGAGCTTGGCATGTCTATTCTGCAAGAGGTTCGGCGTTCTTTGTCGAGTTGCTCGCCGGATTGGCGTTCCCCATCTTCAGGCTGCATGTATTGCACATGTGGTTGGGAGAATTATCAGATCCTATGGATCATGGAGGtgcaccgtgaaagatcgggccaagtccccgtatcatgtaccgggggtcacggggcatcgaaatcctcccgggacccgaaaccgtggactatagcccacgaaaacggccagaaatgctcgaaatcacgagttttgatgatgccgctagagtcgtgtaccgggggtcacggggcatcaaaatcctcgtgggcaccgaaaacgtggactatagcccacgaaaacagccagaaatggttgaaatcgcgagttttgacgatgccgccagagtcgtgtatcgtgggtcacggggcatcgaaaacctcccgggacccaaaaacatggactatagcccacgaaaacacccagaaatgcttgaaatcacgagttttaatgatgccgctagagtcgtgtaccgggggtcacggggcatcgaaatcctcccgggacccgaaaaccgtggactatagcccacgaaaacggccagaaatgctcgagatcacgagttttgatgatgccgctagagtcatgtaccgggggtcacggggcatcgaaatcctcccgggacccgaaaacgtggactatagcccacgaaaacagccagaaatgctcgaaatcacgagttttgatgatgccgccagagtcatgtaccaggggtcacagggcattgaaatcatcccgtgacctgaaaaccgtggactatagcccacgaaaacggccagaaatgcgcgaaatcgcgagtttcgacaatGCCGCCagactcgtgtaccgggggtcacggggcatcgaaatcctcccgggacccgaaaccgtggactatagcccacgaaaacagccagaaatgctcgaaatcacgagttttgacgatgcctctagagtcgtgtaccgtgggtcacggggcatcgaaatcctcctaggacccgaaaccgtggattatagcccacgaaaacggccagaaatgcttgaaatcacgagttttgatgataccgctagagtcgtgtaccgtgggtcacggggcatcgtaatactcccgggacccgaaatcgtggactatagcccacgaaaacggtcaGAAATGCTTGTAATCACGAGTTtttacgatgccgctagagtcatgtaccgggggtcactggGCATCGAAATTCTCCCGGGACTTCCACCCTGCAGCTATGCCGATGGCCAGgtatacgccgagggtggccgtcggcacagaggggCATACACCGACGGTACACATACGCCGAGGGGCGTACCCAGGGGCTGGGCTGGCCGGCATGTATGCCGACGGTcccgatatttggccgtcggcgtacggagaGGCCGTCGGCACACcaagccattcctgtagtggcttACCTGTTCATTATCTTGATGGTTGCTTCTGAAGCGCACATATAGCTGGGGTATTAGCTGAACAGTTATGTAACAACATTCTATTTATATAAGTGCCAGTACCGTGTAATCTGTCAGTACCATCCAACTCCAGATTTCCTGAACCCTCCTACTGTGACCATGATATGGACGTCGGGTTTGTCTGCACTGCTTCTGCTGGCTTGGCTAGCCCAACAACCCCTCAAATCCCTTTCAGTTGCCGAGGGACATGTAAATTATAAGATATACATTTCTTTGGTTCTCCACAATGAACATATGTAACCTGATCTAAACTGCGAAAGAGTCAAGGAGACTTTGAGCAATATTACTATAGGCAGCTTATTCCTACTATTGTATGTATCACAACTAACTAACGGGCGCGGCCCGCTGTGCCAAACCATCGCAAATGTTAGCCCAAGTGTAGAAGTGATCAAGTACCTAGATATCAAGATGTCTGCGTACCTACCACTATAGCAAGTATGGAAACTGCCCATATGGTAATATTGTCTATGAACACCTAATTACTCTAGCCACCTCCCTTAGTTCGCACATGCCAATCAGTGAAACCGTTGTAACTACTTTCATATGGACTGTTTATCTAATGCAATTCTATGAGCTATGTAATGAAGTTTATAACCGGTACTGCTTTGCCATTGCTCAACAACACTGGCACATATCCTTTATAACCATTGATATCATTATTTGGCGAAGGAATTGGCTGCCCTGGAGACTTGCCCAAGAATTGGCCAAAAGGTACACTTCAGCTAAGGGGGAGCTGGGGCCAGCCAAAACTTTGGCCTTCAACCAAACAGAAACTTTTTTTTTGCCGGGAACCAAACAGAAACTTACATCAACTAGATTTCATGGACGTACCAATTTTATTTGTCAAGGCCAGTTTGACTCAAATCCAAACAGACCCATAATTTGAAAGTTGTCTAAAAGCTCTTTGTGCCTGCTAAATGTTAAGATGATATGATTTTTTGTCCGACGGCCGTACATGGCATACCAACAACATATTACTCCTCCAACCACTTCTTACAGCGTCGCCTGGATCCAGCTCAAGAAGAGCATCATCGGCAAGTCTGTTCCGCCAATAGATCACTCCTTGACAAGATTCTCGCCCGGAAAGACAAGCCTGCCAGGATAGCCAAGACATCGCGTCTTCCTCGGCAATAGAGTGGGAGCCAAAGAAAGCCTATTAGCTTTACACAAGTGACACCGAGATTGTAGACATATCATCCGATGGAGAAGACTTGAGAGTCGCTAAAATAGAGTTTGTGCATATAGTTAGAACATTGTATACCATTTATTGTCAAAAGTAGCAAGCCTACTATTGTAGTTCGCGTGTTATCTGTCAGTGTATCCCATTTAGTTAATCCTCAAGGTTAACTTTTCATGCATATAATTTTACTGTATGATGTATCAGATTTAATTACCAATCATCTTAATatttaaataagaaaatattTATCAGTTTAAGTGTGGCCTTAAAATTATTACTACCAACATATTATACAGCCGTCTATTAGCTAGGTTTTAGCTGGCCTTTATGGCCTTTTTTAAGTTATTTTATGTTTTTGTATCAATGTAAATTATGGCTTTTATCAATGCGGGAAAAAAAGTATGCATTGTGCCGCTGaagccaccccgacgcaaacggacgcacggtcgatttcgaccatttcggccgacgcaaacggacgcgacaGCGTtccaaatgcgtcgccccgctggagatgctctaatgaatATAGCCCACTAACAAAATTCTATACCGGACACAAAAGCGGAAGCACAATCTTATGCCACAGGCTAACACATTACGTTGCTTGTACACGACCAGTCACAAGCAACGGCAGATAAATATCTCTGATCACATATTACAACACACAGGTTACACGGCACatgaaaaggtacataacagcaTGGAGGAGTTAACAGAGTTCTACACAGCAAATTGCATTCTAGGACAGAACCAATGACAGTGATCAGTCACTTCACAAACTCTGGCCCAAATACACCTACAGTTAAAGACCGCCCATAGGTACCTGAAATATATGCATGCCCCAGCAAGGAAGCGAGCCTACTCCATCTTGCCAAGCAGCCCAGAACTCGGCGCCTCCGGTGCAGTGGTCGAATACGGAAGCCAGTCCTTCGCGCAGACAAGCGCCTCCACGATTTCCGGCCGGAGCGAGCTTCTGTAATCATCGAGCATGCGGGTTCCTGTTCCTGCAGAAAATATGGAGCTGCCATTGGTCGCCATGGACATTGGAATTGCCAAGATATCACGTGCCATCCTCGAGAGCGTTGGGAACTTGAGTGTGTTAAGCTTCCACCAGTTCAGAATGTCAAACTCTTGGATACGCGGAGTGAGTGATTCATCCAGGTACTGCTCTAGTTCAGATTTTGAGGGCTGGCTTGTGGCAATCTCAGAAAGATACATATCAAAGTCTAGAAGACCATCACCAGTTGAAGGCTGATTTGCATGGGTGTTATTCCCATTGGCAGCTGCATgattagttgctccttgctcaggGAGTGGCTGTGCTACAGTCCTTAAAAAGCTCATGCACTGAATCATTTACCACCTTAACATACTTCGCAGCCTCGACGCCATAAATCTTCGAGTAACTGAACTCAACAAGCTTCATCTTAAAACGTGGATCCATCACAACAGCAACAGATAGCACGAGGTTGCAATCCTTCCAGTACTTGTCAAACCTCTCATGCATATCTTTGGCAATGATACTGAAAACTGGGTCTTCATATCCTGAAGCATTTGCCAGCTCCAGCTGAAGTTtccaagcttcatggaaaaagatGTTTGAGGTTGGGTTTCCCGCTGCCATTATGCTGTGAGCCGAGTCATACAGCAGCCTCAAGTAATTGCAGGCCGCCTCAACTTTTTTCCAGTCCTCAAACGAAGGTGCTTCATTGTAGTTATCATCACATGTTTCTAGTTGAGTGAAAGCCTGCTTATAATCCAAGGCAGCCAAGAGCATCAGATAGGTGGTGTTCCACTGGGTTGTAACTGTTGGCCCAGACCCGGCAGTACTCTCGCCGATCTGATACCAAACACAGCCCCTGCCGTCGAGTGCTTTCCGACGACGCTGACGATGAGCTTCCGGCGAGATGTCACACACGTACGCGAATACTTTCTTTCCGCCGCGATGCACACGTTCCACCAAGCTGAACCTAGCTAGCTCGATCTTCCTTTAGATCAGCTAGCTACTAGCTACTTCACGTAACGCAGCAAAACAATTTAGCCAAAGGGCCGTCTCGGTCCTTTTCTTTGTATTGAATCTCAACTCACACGGTGTGTTACAACCTAGCTATTACATAGGTATTATATACTAGTCTAGCAACTCCACACATGAACCGACTCGGTGACTACCAGCGTCCAACACGGCATGGACTCCATGCCCAACACGACGCCGACCCGGTCTAAGTAATCCGGTTTACAACAGAACTAGAAGTTCTACTTGGTAAAGAACACA from Lolium rigidum isolate FL_2022 chromosome 4, APGP_CSIRO_Lrig_0.1, whole genome shotgun sequence encodes the following:
- the LOC124646439 gene encoding zinc finger BED domain-containing protein RICESLEEPER 2-like, which encodes MIQCMSFLRTVAQPLPEQGATNHAAANGNNTHANQPSTGDGLLDFDMYLSEIATSQPSKSELEQYLDESLTPRIQEFDILNWWKLNTLKFPTLSRMARDILAIPMSMATNGSSIFSAGTGTRMLDDYRSSLRPEIVEALVCAKDWLPYSTTAPEAPSSGLLGKME